Below is a window of Camelina sativa cultivar DH55 chromosome 11, Cs, whole genome shotgun sequence DNA.
GAACAGGTGATTGCGGAGAATATTGACACGGAAGAGATACAGGCGATGTTTGCTAATATAGATACAGACAATAGTGGTACAATCACATATGAAGAATTGAAAGAAGGCTTAGCCAAGTTGGGATCAAAACTCACTGAAGCCGAAGTGAAACAGCTCATGGATGCAGACAAGACCAAAGGTACTGATTTTACTGCTATCTCTTCGAGATCACCTgagatacattttaaccctgtTGATGTTGAAACTTCACCAAACCAGCAACGTCTTATATCTCCAGTTGATAATGAGCTAGAAAACCTCATTGACATTGACGTGAAATTGATACAATGCTAACTCCGCATCTTGTAGTATCTCAAACCGGTTTTGAGCACGAGGAACATTTTAACTCTGACATTGATACAGCATCTGCCCAGCTTTTTGTTATATCTCAACTAGtactctttttgtcttttggttcAGTCTTGTTTTAGTGTTCATCATAACTATTccaaagtttgtaaaatattccaaagtttttaaaacattccaaagtttgtaaaacatgtttaatattccaaagttttatgtaatatacaaaatttaaacaacttttttgttactttagattattaaagttttataattaataaacacaaattaaaaaattattatttaaatgattgagcAACCATGTTTGGATTTTCTAGTGGAGAGATAATTTTGCTCAAGTTCTCTTTGAgttgctttaattaattttatgattaattaatatatgagtAGCTTAGTAGGGTTTCTCCACTAAACTCTGTTTTTCGTAACTAACCTCTAACAACCGTATATTAGCTTAAATTGTATATTTACCTGGGCCTGTACGGCCCATTACCTTGAAGTCCTAAACCCGCGACCACAATAGTTTTATGTTAGTGTGATAAGTGCAAACAGCTTATATTAATAATACCGTACTAGAatacgggttgaaattcattttatttatattataatttttatataaagtataatttatgtgattgtttttaaaagttttttgaataaaacattatgcaataaaatcatatgctaaatatgatggcttaaAAAAAGACAcctattttataagttttatattattaatgattttagataagtATATGTGCTATaatactaattaaattttattttatacaaaattttgtatattttatattttaaaattaaatttttatgttatattagtttatgtatgtgaagttatttcaacaatgtatattctacatcatgacttgaatgtcattatcaaacataattttgtaaatttggttttttaaaaagcGAATTATTATACTATGAGtactttaatatattgttatactttttgttttattatacttggtttcttgaaattctttcatattatagtgacatattattgacattgctataacaaatcaatttagagtgtttatagtttctaacttttatatcaagtttcaatatttaaaaaatatttcaaaataaattatttaaagtttattatattatataaaattagaaattcaacaaaaaaatatgaaattaaatttaaatatttaaattttgaccgttactttgttaaatttttaattcaatagatattatttttaaagaataatattactaaagcttgaatattttatagattgaacaatttatatttgtttttaaaaattcaacttatggtatatctgaaaataaaactattttttaattataataaataatatgataatttatttatttcacaaaatagactcatatataaaaataagagatgaagtataataataattaacaaattaatatgttaagttagatatcaaaatattttaatatggatgaataatttaataaagtaaattaatatggtaagttagatcaatcaaatgattctttagagtattttctttaagattttcgtAAATTGCACCCACTATataatttgtaaccaattaatctatcatttatttgtaactaacttattaaaattatgtagtctacaaaacaataataatgttgtacacttctgttttattataaaggagaTTATTTATGGATATaacaataaatgtttttaagtGACTTACTTAACACTTAGGCCATGTTTATAGGTATATCAGATGGGGTGTTTTTAGGccatttaaaaatgaaaataattgaacAGTGGACTTAAGATTTGGCTCATTGATCTTATTCTAGAACTGTTCTTGGGCCTGATCTTGTGTGACGTGTCTCTCTCGgattgattgagaatatatggaataaatttagacattaatctatgtattaattaaataaaatgtttgtcttgtttaattaattaagtaatatgtttgtttgtttttttttaaatttatttacaatgttttttttgtttcataaaaatatggcattgtattttgaattttagtaaaagttttataagtttgcaattaaaatgttattttataaatttttataattgtaatatgtttaagaatattaataaacattatattattaaatagtattaaacattcttaaattttttattaaacattaatctatgtatttattaaacattcttaaatttctataagaatattatattattaaatattaagatcttaaacatgttctcccaataactaactttttaacaaaagttcttaactactgatcttacattattttcacaatatttatactgtaagaacaccctaaactgatctccctataaacatgTCCTTACGGTCGGCATAGAACACCCTAAACTgatctccctataaacatgTCGTTACGGTCGGCATATAGTGGAATTATCGTTTGTCTGAGAAGTAGATTCATTTCCTAGGAAGTGGAAGCGTGGTTTGGCCATTCAATATTGTagattaataaactaaaatagtAGCAAACGTACGCATCGTTAGTGTAATTTTATAAGCCGAACTTTAGTGGAGATTTCTCATGTGGTTTCATTTAAAGAATTAAGTACAAAAGAAATGTGTGATAATATAATAGAGAGAAATGAGTTGGTGTGTTAGAGTACTAGGAAATAGTTCTCGGCAAAATAACCGGTAACCAAATAATCGACTGAACCGAactgaaaaaaatcaaactaaaaccgaaccgaaattcttcaaataacCGAATGATTAGTAAAATTCTATATTCAAACTAAccgaaacaaaaccaaaccgaaccgacaattaaatggttaaccgataTGTCTCAATACTTAGAAGATACCCAAAataatatacttaatattatgcaaaaattataaaataaattttaaatattaattatttttacattcaaaacaattaaatactttaaataatcaatatatctAAATGttcttattttgaatttacaaatttcaatactattttgtaaaatcggATCAAaattttttaccctttttgtatttttgtaatgtattaTTGGTTAATTCGGTTACTTTTGgttatattagttttgtttggttaatttcaatataatttatgtttagtTATGGTTACCTCTTCAActaccgaaccgaaatttctaaaatatccaaataattattatattactatccaaactaactgaaaccgaacataaccaaactgaaactgaaCGGTTAACCGAATGTCCAGGCCTATTAGAAAATATCGAAACTATGTTGTTGTGGTTAACCATCCGACTTATTGACCTATTTGcttattaatcaatttttataatGTACTTATAGACCAATATGACTCAATCCAACAAATGCAAGTATTGACTATAATCACAcgcttttaataattttgttttacagcTTTAGACGACACGAGACTATATACTTGTGTCAAACATTTTCAACATAAAATTATCAGACATTCAAACCGTAGGATTTAatatcctttatatattaagtagaaggaaaaaaaaaagcagtagTGTATTTCATTCCAAGCAATGTATATATATCGATTTTTTTATAGGGTCGTTTTTATGTTATTAGCATTTGTAGCAACTATAGTGTGCACATTATACCTTTTCATTTAGCAGTTCATATTACTGTATACcttttcaaattttgtatttttgttaattatagtttttatttattaatgaaaTTGAAATATGAGTTTGTGCAAAAATACCTCACACTGTCACACGTATGTGGTAAACGTGGATACCTCTCCTAATATTCAAGTGTAATACAtatgtaataatattatatcaaCCAATATCAAAATGAGTCAATTTGAGTAACACATCgtaaatctaaatttttaaataataatattacaataagtaataaaattaataatgcatataaatttatacaaattttagaaACGAGAAAAACGAAACGTGTATAAGAAAAAACACATTCAAAATGCGTTTGCAATGTGGGAAATTGGGAATGTCGGAATGGGATaaagccaaaagaaaaatagattaTAATTTCACAATACTGTTCACAATATGAACACTGGCCAGAAAGACTTTAATTTTCTCAATGATTGATCACAAACTCAGAATATAATATACAGCCGTCAGAaggtcttatatatatacaatcaagAGATTTACAGggatttttacacaaaataccACTTCTTACGCcaaatgttttgtttctgtcctttttgtcaataatttacaatttcatcatttttaccattttaaaatattccataattttttcataaaacacaTATTTCATAACGGAAAATATATCCTAAACATAACTGGAACCtaataaacacaaacattaTGTGTAAATTTGTGTTCTAGATATCAAAAATGacattttgaaagtttttggaCAAATGGCAAAACTTATAAAGTAATTTACTGAATGTTTACATCATGTAGATCTTTTTCAAATTAATGCATGAGATTTGTGAATGCCTAACTTTTCAATTGGTCTTCATGAAATGTTTTCATATCTAAAACtaactttttcctctttttcccCCAAAGCATCATTCACAGTGCTTATCTTAATTGGTGATAATTAAAAAGTTtcataaattataacaaattataatcTTACATAAACNacattgatcaaattgatgagacccaccgatgaaggcttcaaggaggaagtagtggaatttggtttgaatttgggatgctatgaaagtcaacggagaagtacatggtggttcgatttggatttatctgctaagcatatgaattatggtttggatgaccATGGcattacattaaaaagaaaatgagtttctgcgtcaaacctctttcacaggtctaagtttatgttttgcttgagggcaagcaaaagTTAAGTCTGGGagaattgatatatcatggttattaggtgtttttagccatgctataatagagtctttttggtgtttttagagtctttttgaggttttataggatttagcatggataagagcataatggagctaaatagaaggatttggagcataatcaagcattaAGGCTGAGTTACGAA
It encodes the following:
- the LOC104724666 gene encoding calcium-dependent protein kinase 9-like isoform X2, which translates into the protein MRLLWNLLRSRIIWWSWVTETLAEHPWLRKGGEASDKPIRAMNKLKKLALKVIAENIDTEEIQAMFANIDTDNSGTITYEELKEGLAKLGSKLTEAEVKQLMDADKTKVSQTGFEHEEHFNSDIDTASAQLFVISQLVLFLSFGSVLF
- the LOC104724666 gene encoding calcium-dependent protein kinase 9-like isoform X1; translated protein: MRLLWNLLRSRIIWWSWVTETLAEHPWLRKGGEASDKPIRAMNKLKKLALKVIAENIDTEEIQAMFANIDTDNSGTITYEELKEGLAKLGSKLTEAEVKQLMDADKTKGTDFTAISSRSPEIHFNPVDVETSPNQQRLISPVDNELENLIDIDVKLIQC